The DNA segment TTCGTCCCTGATTTGCATAAGGCGGCAAATGGCGATGCCAACAAAGTTTCATCTCAACTTGGAGACACTTCCAACGTGCCACAGTACCACCGTGCCACCGTTTCACCATGTGCTGCCTCAAATCCAATGAAATCAAAGCCCTTCCCAAGAGCCCTTCAACAGCGACAAGTTCAAAATTTCGTGTGTGATTTTTATTGTGGCTCACAACTCTCTGGGGTCTTGTTAGCACTCACATTTTGCGGTGGCTCTCGCCAACTCTTGACATCTCTTTTGGCCGCATTTCAACAGCTGCTTACTTGAGGTTGATTAGTTTTAGTCTGTCaagtattgaaattgaatgaaatttacTTCTTAATTACATAGACTTAAGCATTTGATtagcacattttattttttattgacgaatatagaaattttgtttaatgttcTTTGACTAGCCGCAAACTGAAAgcgaaaataaagtaaaagttACAGTTTCTTAGAGCTATGGCGGCCATATTGTGGATTATGAAATGTCCAAGAATTTACCTTTTCTTTACATCTGTCATATTGCTGCACATAGGTAATCCACTCTGCCCCTAATAAAATGTGTACAGAATTGTTCgaactaaaatatattgagtTCATATATGCGTTTGTCAAGACAGCTAGCGAAATTGGTTGATTTTATTAGCTTAGAATTCGCGAAATTTCTAGATAATCTTTTACCTgtcaccttttttttattgccgcCCACAGGTCGTTCAAGGATTCCAGGAAGATAATTAAATGCGCGTTAGATTTGGTGAAACCCCCAAGATGCAGCTGCGCCTCAACTAGATGACCCGAAGCGGATTAACAGGTATCATTCCGTTTACCTGTGCCTCCTTTAAAAGGCACTGATCTGCGGCAAGCGATCACAGTTACAAACTGAAACGTCTAACGTGAACAACGTGGAAATCTTTATCGAAACCTCTCGAAAAATGGTGTTAAGCAATTCAACGCCCAACAATAATCACAAGCAGCACGAGCTTGTCGTGGATACGGCGGCCATGAATAGTGCCGATCTGACTGAATTGATTCAACTGAATGCCGAGATTGAGGAGCGTCGCTCCCGGCATGCTCATTGTGGCGATGTGAGTGATGCAAGTGGCTTGCTGCGTGCAACGATGACGCGTGAGGAACTGTTCGAGGTCTCCTCGGTGGACGATGATCGTTTCCTCTCGGCCCTGGAGCATCAAAACTCGTATGTGACTCCCTCACGTGTTCCCATCACCGATCTGGACTTGTCCAGCATCGAGAATCTGATGAAATACTTTGATGAGGAGGTGCCAGTAACGCCCAAAAAAGAGGCGACCGCAACGCTCGCCTCGTGCAGTGGCAAAGTGGCCAGTGTCATTGCCAAGTTGGCCAGTGAACCGGTGGCTGCTGTGCCCAAGCCAAGGGTGATGGATAgttgtaaaatgaaaatcaacgAACTGAAGCAGAAGTACGAACAGCAAtcagagcagcagctggcaactCCGCAGGCTGTGCGGGGAACTGGAGCTGGAAGAACAAGCTCTATGCTGCCCATGAAGGTTAAGGAGATGGCACAGCTCTTCAATTCGAAGTTTAATCAGGTGATGCGACGCAACGACGTCTCGCAATACGCGACGCTGCAAAATGAGCTCTCCATCTCGCTATCGCCGGAGCCCAAGGCACAGTTACAGCCACAGCCTCAGCTCAGGCAAATGGCAGTGAAGTCAAGGGAAACAGTTCACGGAACTTGCCTGATCGCCGAGGATGTGTTCCGTGAGCTGAGCGTGAAGGATAAGGTGTTGCTGTTCAATCAATTTGTGAGCGACATTGCCGCCAAGCATCCCAAATTCAATGAGCACGCCGACGACCTAAAGGCTCAGGCCAAGAAGCAAATAGCTCGCGGCGAAGTGATAGCCGAGCAACAGGCCAGCGTCCGACATTTGGCACAAGAGCTGGAGGCCAAGTGTGCATTGCACGACACCCCGCCAAAGCGTTTAACACCAGCCGGAAAGTGCAACTCCTCGTCGAAAACGCCTTCGACGCCCTCGCTTCATGTAAGCACACTGACTGTGGTCATTAAGCCCAGCCCAGAGCGACGTCTCGTTCCGCTGCCGGGCCAGAAGAGCGCACAACGTGAGCAACTCGCTTGCAGTTCGCAGAAGCGCAATCTCTCGGCCATACGCAGTGTGCTGCCCACAGAGGCTTATGCTCCGCCCAAAAAAGATACGACGCACACGTCAGGAGCGTACTGGCAATGATAGTCATCCgtttttttcaaaatgagCCGCTCGAGAGCCTCTTCTACAGCTGGCTAAGCACCGAGAATGGAGTGCTCTTTGACATCACTAGTGTGTCGGATAAGGAGCATACCATCGAGATTGCCAACAGCTGTGATGAGATGCCCGCCCAGGGCACCATTACCTCTATTGGTGATTTAAGCCAAAAGTCGGCTGTCGAACGTCTGCTCGAGGAGGCCATTGCAAAGTTGGAACTGGAGAACAAGACCAAGGAGTCGAGCTATGTGGATGAAAGGGATAAGGATGTCGATACAGCAGCGATAGCAATAGCAACCGCAACGACACCAACTACGCCAGCTACACCAGCAACACCAAgcacaccaacaacaccagcggcagccacgcccacgccaCGTAAAATGAAGCGCCAGGCGCCGCCAGTGCCAGCTCCGCGGCCCAGTCTTGTCAACCAGCCGCAGAACGGCGACTGCATCTCATCGAGCAGCTCGTCGAGTCGCAAGCAATCTGATGCTGAGGAAAGTGAATCCGGATTGTCTACATTACCCAAGGTGAGTCACGTTAACGAGAAACAGCAAGCGATCAAGACGCTCTCTaaattcaaaacaataaacaataattttgtattcgATTTCTCTATACTTTACACATTTCTTTCGTTTACTAATGGAACCTCTTAAATTCTTGCAGATAACCAGCGATGAATCTCAGCCGGAAATGACTCCAACGCCGCCCGCCGCAGATGAGTTTGACTTTGCCAAGCCCGTGCGACCGCcgcgcaaaaagaaaatgcgtCGCACTTTGACTTGGAAGAAGGAGAATTCCATAGTGGAAGCTACGGCCAATGCAGTGACCAGCACCGACTCGGATTCCGACTACAAGCCAGCAGCATTGCAGCCTAAGAAAAAGCCAACAACTCCAGCAACTGCTTCACATACCTTACCACTGCCCGAGCAAAGTTACATTGAGCTGGACAAGTCGCTGATGCGTCACGTGAACTCGCCGCGAAAGATCAAGTCAGCTTACACCTTGACCGTAATGTCGTCGCCATCGCCCAACGCCGACAGCGATCAGTCGCCAACGCAGACACCACGTCAGTCgctgga comes from the Drosophila sulfurigaster albostrigata strain 15112-1811.04 chromosome 2L, ASM2355843v2, whole genome shotgun sequence genome and includes:
- the LOC133847288 gene encoding LOW QUALITY PROTEIN: uncharacterized protein LOC133847288 (The sequence of the model RefSeq protein was modified relative to this genomic sequence to represent the inferred CDS: deleted 2 bases in 2 codons), whose amino-acid sequence is MVLSNSTPNNNHKQHELVVDTAAMNSADLTELIQLNAEIEERRSRHAHCGDVSDASGLLRATMTREELFEVSSVDDDRFLSALEHQNSYVTPSRVPITDLDLSSIENLMKYFDEEVPVTPKKEATATLASCSGKVASVIAKLASEPVAAVPKPRVMDSCKMKINELKQKYEQQSEQQLATPQAVRGTGAGRTSSMLPMKVKEMAQLFNSKFNQVMRRNDVSQYATLQNELSISLSPEPKAQLQPQPQLRQMAVKSRETVHGTCLIAEDVFRELSVKDKVLLFNQFVSDIAAKHPKFNEHADDLKAQAKKQIARGEVIAEQQASVRHLAQELEAKCALHDTPPKRLTPAGKCNSSSKTPSTPSLHVSTLTVVIKPSPERRLVPLPGQKSAQREQLACSSQKRNLSAIRSVLPTEAYAPPKKIRRTRQERTGNDSHRFFQNEPLESLFYSWLSTENGVLFDITSVSDKEHTIEIANSCDEMPAQGTITSIGDLSQKSAVERLLEEAIAKLELENKTKESSYVDERDKDVDTAAIAIATATTPTTPATPATPSTPTTPAAATPTPRKMKRQAPPVPAPRPSLVNQPQNGDCISSSSSSSRKQSDAEESESGLSTLPKITSDESQPEMTPTPPAADEFDFAKPVRPPRKKKMRRTLTWKKENSIVEATANAVTSTDSDSDYKPAALQPKKKPTTPATASHTLPLPEQSYIELDKSLMRHVNSPRKIKSAYTLTVMSSPSPNADSDQSPTQTPRQSLEQQQQQMRDSFIDQGFETCSNDASPLRRPSLGMANANPSGFSTPVKGGNKGSSAVQQQLFSPIGQLDRSRRSSLAMQVIREDHPLDLAAASDTPTTPTCSEREFFANAPTVEMSSSQLESLSPTKSPSKFWISAGDFTVSLDVAHNTPDRLRLLYEIFTQKSWETRELTFGIDGHKFSRSSTAGVQQDAKSLPERPPSVKGFSHYWFASGDLAVPFSGKHISSEKIERLFQFLDIELSTNAELELRFGVDHFEFSSIPEFWNTSPKFSIESNYSMLVGLQTGNSNGLEGRSKYAWPNNHSHNSTNAIKTSDLDQTEFESDSFSNNSGRLSFSPDLFSQDYEAVPLDELFDKTLPVVRSAPTNTTSAAAMSMPQMLRTLQQQQIKLKSVEQRIKNYELPTKLTEATLKQCRSKPEYAQKLRTIDNIARSNGFRACSMEELESFMQFLIEYADVCLGSCSEHINKIIDSLLDQRAVAV